The sequence AAAATTCGCCATGCTTTATAGCGTTTAACGAGTGAGAAATTTGATATGGCTCTGGCGCATCAGCCACTCTTAATACATCTGCAACGCTATCAGGCAAGAAAGAAAGCACCATATTTTGTATCGTGCCCCACCATGACTTTATACGTAAAATTCTATGCTCAGAGCTGATTATCGCTACTGTCATAACAAAAGCAGCTCCTAAGATACCGATGCTAAAAAGTCTCGCACTTGCTCCTGCAAAAAGTGCCATCGTCACAAATGTAAGCGCCAGTACGACCACTTGACCAAGGTCATTTTGCATAACAGCGATAAGAAAGATAGCAACACCAAAAAGAATAATATAAGGCATAAGTATCTTAACCTCATCTAGCAAGGTCCTTTTGCCTTCACTAAATTTTCTAGTAAAACTCCAAGCCAAGAAGTAGACAAAACCGATTTTAAAAAACTCAACTGGAGCTAGTGAAAAACCAGGTAGCCTGATCCAACGCCTAGCACCACCAGCATCAGTCACCATAGAAGCTGGCAATGCATGCATTAGCCCCATGGCGATACCGCAAGATATAAGAAGGCCAAACCCTATCCAAACAAGCGTCTTTTCAGGATTGAGCCTAGAAAGCCACCACATAATGAAAATTCCAATACAACCAACAATGAACTGGCGGATGAAAAAGTGAAATTCGTCGTAATTAAAAAATAAAACCGTAAAAACTGGCAAAGATAGTGAAAAAATAATACTTATAGCGATCAAAGTCGAACAAAGATAGAAAATGATCTTATCAACTGCCAAAATTTAACTCCAAGTTTAAAAAGTGCCAAAGTATAATAAAAAACGGCTTACAAAGATATTATTTGCTATAATTGCAGGCTTTAAGGAAGGGCATGAAGATAGGTATATTTGACTCAGGACTTGGCGGGCTGAGCGTCTTAAATGAAGCTTTAAGCAAGCTTAGTGAGCATGAATTTTTATATTACGCAGACGTGAAAAATGTCCCATACGGACAAAAGAGTAGGGATGAGATCTTAAAATTTAGCTTTGATGCGGTGAAATTTCTCATAGAAAATGGCGCAAACGCCGTTGTAGTAGCTTGTAATACGGCAACAAGCGTGGCGATAAAAGAGCTTAGAGCAAATTTAAATGTACCCATAATCGGCATGGAGCCAGCTGTAAAAAAAGCTCATGACTTAAGCCATAATGATGCCTTAAAGACGCTTGTCATAGCCACTCCGGTCACCGTAAATGGTGCAAAATTAAAAGAGCTGATCGCAAATTTACACGCAAAAGATAAGACTGAGCTGCTCGCTCTACCACGCCTTGTAAATTTTGCTGAAAATGGGGAATTTGACACCGAGAATGTGAAATCATATCTAAAAGAAGAGTTAGACAAATTTGTTCTAAGCAAATTTGGCTTTTTGGTGCTTGGCTGCACGCACTTTAACTATTTTAAAGATAGCCTAAGAGAAATTTTGCCATCAAATATAAGCATAATTGATGGCAACGAAGGGACAATAAACCGACTCATAAGTGAGCTTGGACTAAAAATTTCTACTTTAGATCAAGCCCCAAAAGTTAGATTTTTCTATTCTGGTGATGAAGTATTCAGTAAATTTGAGCTAGATAAAATTTCAAGAAATTTAGCTAGATTAGAGAAGATGAGAGAGATTTACTAGACTAAATTTAGCTAAAACCTTGAGCCAAATTTTAGAAAATACATTAAATTTTACATACTTTTATATGTATTTAGCCTTTTCTTTGCTTTATTATATAGACCACGCTTATTACTGCAACTACAGCTAAAAGAGTGATCGTGATTAAAAAAAGTGTCTGTTTGTCAGGATTTGAACCTAAAAAATAGCCAACTCCAAGCAAAACAGCACACCAAATCCCAGCGCCAAGCGTGGTAAATAGGCAAAATCTAAAAATGTTCATCTTAGCAAGTCCGGCTGGCAGGCTTATGTATTGACGAATGCCAGGAATCAGACGTGAGTTAAATGTAGAAATTTCGCCGTGTTTATTGAAAAATGCTTCAAATTTATCCATTTTTTCGTGAGTGATTCCCACAAATTTGCCGTATTTTAAAACGATCTCGCGACCAAAAAAATAGCAAAGATAGTAGTTAAAAATAGCTCCAAGCAGGCTTCCAAGCGTACCTGCAAGAAAGGCCAAAATTAAACTCATTTCACCTTTATGTGCCAAATAGCCAGCAGGTATCATTGCGACCTCGCTTGGAAATGGAAAAAATGAGCTTTCTAAAAACATCATGATAAATATGCCAGCATAACCCCAGCTACTTACGCTCGCAACTATAAAATCAATAACATCATGCAGCATTTAAATTCCTGAAAAATTTTAAAGTGAGCCATTTTAGCAAAGCATAGCTTAAGCTTTTTGACAAAAATAAAGAGAGTTTGTAGCTTATTAAAACCAGATGAAAGTAGAAGCAAAATAGGGCGAAAGCTCGCCCCATTTTTAAAATGCAGGTATGACTTCGCCTTTATAGCGAGTGATGATGAAATTTTTAGTATCGGGGCTAAGCACTGCATCAATCAAAGCTTTGATTTTAGGGTTATTTTCGTTGCCAGCCTTTGTGACGATGATGTTAGCGTAAGGACTGTTGGCATCCTCAAGCAAAAGTGCGTCTTTTGCCACGCTCATACCAAGATCAAGGACAAAATTTGTACTAATGGCAGCGATATCGACATCATCAAGCGTTCTTGGTATCTGAGCACCCTCAAGCTCTACAAACTGTAAATTTTTAGAATTTTTAGTTATGTCATTTATAGTTGCAACTTTTACGTTTTTATCGATCTCAATAAGACCAGCTTTTTCTAAAATTCTAAGTGCTCTATTACCATTTGATGGATCATAAGCGATCGCAACTTTTGCACCATCTTTTAACTCTTTTATGTTTTTTATCTTTTTAGAGTAAAAGCCAAGTGGCTCGACATGGACATTTGCAACACTTACAAGATGCAAGCCTCTAGCCTTGTTTTGCTCCTCAAGATATGGTAAATGCTGAAAGAAATTTGCATCCAAGCTGCCATCTTCTGTGGCGACA comes from Campylobacter concisus and encodes:
- a CDS encoding FtsW/RodA/SpoVE family cell cycle protein, with protein sequence MAVDKIIFYLCSTLIAISIIFSLSLPVFTVLFFNYDEFHFFIRQFIVGCIGIFIMWWLSRLNPEKTLVWIGFGLLISCGIAMGLMHALPASMVTDAGGARRWIRLPGFSLAPVEFFKIGFVYFLAWSFTRKFSEGKRTLLDEVKILMPYIILFGVAIFLIAVMQNDLGQVVVLALTFVTMALFAGASARLFSIGILGAAFVMTVAIISSEHRILRIKSWWGTIQNMVLSFLPDSVADVLRVADAPEPYQISHSLNAIKHGEFFGEGLGAGIFKLGFLSEVHTDFVLAGIAEEVGVFGILCIVAIFITLLYRIFRISARSENKVYHLFTLGVGLILSFSFLMNSYGITSITPIKGIAVPFLSYGGSSVLAICIGIGMVLMVSKRAKL
- a CDS encoding MetQ/NlpA family ABC transporter substrate-binding protein, whose protein sequence is MKFIKLLTASLVALSLNAADKDHTIVVGVSPVPHAEILEFVKPKLKDKGYDLVISEISDYSIPNVATEDGSLDANFFQHLPYLEEQNKARGLHLVSVANVHVEPLGFYSKKIKNIKELKDGAKVAIAYDPSNGNRALRILEKAGLIEIDKNVKVATINDITKNSKNLQFVELEGAQIPRTLDDVDIAAISTNFVLDLGMSVAKDALLLEDANSPYANIIVTKAGNENNPKIKALIDAVLSPDTKNFIITRYKGEVIPAF
- the murI gene encoding glutamate racemase gives rise to the protein MKIGIFDSGLGGLSVLNEALSKLSEHEFLYYADVKNVPYGQKSRDEILKFSFDAVKFLIENGANAVVVACNTATSVAIKELRANLNVPIIGMEPAVKKAHDLSHNDALKTLVIATPVTVNGAKLKELIANLHAKDKTELLALPRLVNFAENGEFDTENVKSYLKEELDKFVLSKFGFLVLGCTHFNYFKDSLREILPSNISIIDGNEGTINRLISELGLKISTLDQAPKVRFFYSGDEVFSKFELDKISRNLARLEKMREIY
- a CDS encoding DedA family protein — protein: MLHDVIDFIVASVSSWGYAGIFIMMFLESSFFPFPSEVAMIPAGYLAHKGEMSLILAFLAGTLGSLLGAIFNYYLCYFFGREIVLKYGKFVGITHEKMDKFEAFFNKHGEISTFNSRLIPGIRQYISLPAGLAKMNIFRFCLFTTLGAGIWCAVLLGVGYFLGSNPDKQTLFLITITLLAVVAVISVVYIIKQRKG